Sequence from the bacterium genome:
TACTATCCGGCTCGCCGGGCTGCCAACCTCGATCCCATCGAAGCGCTCCGCTACGAGTAGTCTCAGCGAGCCGACCGACATCCGTCGGCAATCTACGATCATCAATCTTGAAACTAAGATGCCCCTGGAGGCTCCCTTGAAAGCTAGCCAGAAAGCCCGTGTCAGAGTTCGCCGGAAAGCACCTTGGAGTGCATACTCAGAAGCTTACTTCATGGCATCTTCTTTTGCTCAGCTCAAAGCTCGTCACATCGGATAGCCCATCGCTCATCTTAAGGCTCGGCGCATCGCTTCTCGCAACGCTTGCTTCAAAGCTCCGTTCATTCTTCACCTCAACGCTTGCCTCAATGCTTCCTTCAAACCTGTTTCTTGACCTCAATCTGAACCTTGGTCTGTTCCTTCCTCAAAGCCTGGCCCCCGGGCGATCCCTATATGCGGTTTTCAAGCCTTGCCCATGCCTTCAACCAGCCAAAGGCGCTGGAGTTATGCCTCATTTACCGTTCGCGCTTGTCGCGCGGTTCTTCTTGCCGCTTCCACCATGCGTCCAATTGAGCTGAAAGCTGATCCCCGCACTGAAACCGGCGAGCCATTGGCCGCATTGCTCGAAATCTGCGTCCGCAGGTGGTCAGCGCGATACCGGACTTGAGGCCTTTGGCGCAATGACCATCCGCCGGACGTTCGAGCTCGTGACCGGCGCCTACCTTGTTGTCGCCACGGCGCTGGGCGTTGTCACCGGCTACCTGTTCTTCAACCAGCAGTACCTCAGGCAAGTCGAGCGCGCGCGGCTCGACTCCAATCTGCTGGCCGATGAACTGCGCCAGAGTTCGAGCGAGCTGCCCCTGCTGGCTCGGCTTTTCGTCGCGACCGGCGACGAAGACTACCGGCAGCGCTACAACGATTTGCTGGCGCTCCGTGCTGGCGACCAGGCCGAGTCGGAGAACTACGCCCGGTTGTACTGGTACATAGTTGCGAACAAGCCCGAAGCGCCGCTGGTCGCATTGAGCGCCGACTTGCTGCGCCAGATGTTTGCCCGGCTCGATGTTGGCGCAGACGTTTTCGCGCAGCTCGATCAGGCTGGCGCCAGTTCCGATTCAGCAGTGAGTATCGAGCTGGCCGCGATGCACACCGCCAGGGGCGAGATGGCCGACGGCGCGGGCGGGTTTACAAAGACGGGTGAGCCGGACCCGGTCAAAGCCGCGGCGGCGTTGAGTGATTCGACCTACAATCGGCTCAAGACCGGGGCGACGCAGCCGCTGGACGACTTTGTGGCGCAAATCGAGGATCGCGCCACCGCTGCGATAGCCCGCTACCAGGGCCGCGCCGACTTGTGCTTTCGGCTGGGCGGAGCGCTGGTCGCCCTGCTGCTGGCCCTGACCCTTGTCTCGCTCGACACCTACCGGCAACGCATATCGGCGCCGGTGGTGAAGCTGCAGGGACAGACCCGAGGCGTGGCCGGCGACATCGACCGGCTGGCTGACACGACCAGGGCAATATCGGAAGGGGACCTTTCCCGGTCGTTCGCAACCACTACGCCGCGGCTGGACATGAAGACGCGGGACGAGGTCGCCGACCTCGCACGCCTGCACGACTCCATGATATCGCGCCTGCAGGAGACCGGCGGCTCGATTGCCCGTGTGACCGCGGAACGGCACGACGACAACCTGAAGCTGGCCGAGCTGAACAACCAGAAGAACGAGTTCCTTGGCATGGCCGCGCACGACCTGCGCAACCCGCTGGCGGTTTTCCTCGGTTTCACTGAGTTGATGCTCGACGGCAAGATCGGCAAGCTCAGCGCGGAGCAGGAACAGGTGATAGCGGTGTTGAAGCGGGACAGCGATTTCATGCTTGGGCTGGTCGACAACCTCCTCGACGTGGCCAAGATCGAGTCGGGCAAGGTAAACCTGGACTTGACGCCGGTTGACCTGGGCGCTCTGGCCGAGGAGAACGTTGCGTTCAATCGGCTGCTTGCCGAGAAGCACGACGTGAAGCTCGCGCTCAGGCGACCGATCGACCTGCCGACACTGACTGTCGACCGGCCCAAAATCTGGCAGGTGTTCAACAACCTGCTGTCAAATGCGGTGAAGTTCTCCAGGCCCGGAACCATGACCACGATGGAGCTCACGCGGGTCGCCGGTGGCGTTACCATCGAGGTGCGCGACCAGGGCGCGGGCATCCCGCCCAATGAGATGGAATCGCTGTTCAAGCCATTCAGCCGCGGTAAGACCAAGCCGGTCGAAGGCGAGCGTAGCACCGGGCTGGGGCTCGTGATCGTGAAGAAGATCGTCGAGAGCCACGGCGGAACCATCAAGGTCGAGTCGAAGGTCGGCGCCGGTTCGACGTTCACCGTGTTCCTGCCTGAATCGGGCCCGGTTATCTCCGCGGCTTGACCCTCTGATCTCGCTGGCTTGACAGCCAAGCGCTGCCGAGCGTATACTCTCATAATCTAAATCAGGAGGCAGCGGTGCAGAACGTCGTGCTGTCCATTGCTCTTGTCGTGACGGCGGCCTTGGCGCCCGGCGCATGCGTGGCGGGCAGCGAACCTGGCCTTTGCCGACCGGTCCCTGCCCCGAGACAACAGGCTCAAGGCTACGCCCACGGCAGCGGGCGCACGGCAGGCGCGGGTCTGGATGACACTACTGTCATCGTCTACGACGACGGCACTCCCCAGACCTGGTGGTGCTCGGACAAGGACTCATTCGGAGCGGCCGTGCGCTTCACGCCTGCGGCGTACCCGTGTTACGTGGTCGGTGCGCGGGCCGAAGTCGGATGCGACACGACCGCAGGCGGCCGGCAGGTCTACCTGCGCGTGTTCGACGACGACGGGATCGGTGGTCTGCCCGGCACGGTGCTGTACGAGCAGTTGCGCCGCGACGTCCCGCAGGGTCACGACACCGTCTTCCGCGACTACGATCTGACGTCACCCGTCACGATTGACTCGGGTGACTTCTATCTCTGTTTCTGGCAGAAGTCCTCCTTCAATATGTACTTCAGCTCCGACACTCATTTCGATTCGATGCCCCGCGAGTGGTGGTTCCTTCCTGGCCAGGGATGGGTCACGCCTTCGGGTATGGACGCGGCCGACCACCTGATCCGGGCGCTCGTGCTCTACCCGACCGGGGTCGAAGAGAGCCTCAAGCCACAGGCCGCGAGCCGCACGCGCGGGCCGGCAATCGTCCGGAGCGTGCTGTTCCTGCCGAACGGCGCAAGCTCAAGCCCAGGCACAAGCTATCTGCTGGACATGTCGGGGCGAAAGGTGATGGACCTTCATCCCCGCGCGAACGATGTGCGGGCGCTGGCGCCGGGGGTGTACTTTGTGCTTGAGGCGGTCAGCGGTCGGCCGTCAGCGGTTGGTGTCCGAAAGGTCGTCATCTCAAGATAGGAGTATGGAAATGAGACTTCGTACCGTGCCGGCTGTCATCTGCGTCATGGTTTCAACCGGACTTGCCCTCACGCCTCGCTTCAGCTCTGGTGACTTGGTCCGGCGGGTCGGGTCCGCGCGTTCCGGGCGGCCGGCTGTCAGCCACAAGCCATCGGCCATCGTCGGCGGCGAGTTTCTGCTGGACACCAGCAGCGTGCTCGTGCCGGCGCCCGGGTCTCAGAATGCACCTGCCATCGCCTTTGACGGAACGAACTATCTTGTGGCGTGGGAGGACCACCGCAGCGGAAGCTACGACATCTGCGCCGCGCGGGTGACGCCGCAAGGCGTGATTCTGGACCCATCGGGCTTCATGATCTCGGGCGCGCCGTTCGACCAGCGCCATCCTGCTATAGGCTTTGACGGCACTGACTTCCTCGTGGTGTGGCAGGACTACCGCAGAGGATTCGCCTACGACATCTACGGCGCGCGGGTAACTCAGCAGGGTACGGTGCTCGACGCGAACGGCATTCCCATCTGCACGGAACCGAACGAACAGCAGAATCCCAGGGTCGCGTTCGGCGACTCGAACTACCTCGTCGTGTGGCAGGACAACCGCAACCTGCCGGATTCATCCGACATCTACGGCGCGCGGGTTACGCCCATGGGGCAGGTCCTTGACTCGAACGGCTTTGCCATCTCGACCTTCGCGCACGCCCAGTACACACCGGCGATCGGCTTTGGCGGCACGAACTTCCTGGTGGCATGGCAGGACATGCGCGCTGCCGACAGTGTTTCGTACATCTATGCTACCCTGGTGACGCAGCAGGGCAGCGTGATTCTCCCCAATGGATTCCTGGTCTCGTATACGGCGAATGGCCAGTTCACTC
This genomic interval carries:
- a CDS encoding HAMP domain-containing sensor histidine kinase; amino-acid sequence: MTIRRTFELVTGAYLVVATALGVVTGYLFFNQQYLRQVERARLDSNLLADELRQSSSELPLLARLFVATGDEDYRQRYNDLLALRAGDQAESENYARLYWYIVANKPEAPLVALSADLLRQMFARLDVGADVFAQLDQAGASSDSAVSIELAAMHTARGEMADGAGGFTKTGEPDPVKAAAALSDSTYNRLKTGATQPLDDFVAQIEDRATAAIARYQGRADLCFRLGGALVALLLALTLVSLDTYRQRISAPVVKLQGQTRGVAGDIDRLADTTRAISEGDLSRSFATTTPRLDMKTRDEVADLARLHDSMISRLQETGGSIARVTAERHDDNLKLAELNNQKNEFLGMAAHDLRNPLAVFLGFTELMLDGKIGKLSAEQEQVIAVLKRDSDFMLGLVDNLLDVAKIESGKVNLDLTPVDLGALAEENVAFNRLLAEKHDVKLALRRPIDLPTLTVDRPKIWQVFNNLLSNAVKFSRPGTMTTMELTRVAGGVTIEVRDQGAGIPPNEMESLFKPFSRGKTKPVEGERSTGLGLVIVKKIVESHGGTIKVESKVGAGSTFTVFLPESGPVISAA